The following coding sequences lie in one Arabidopsis thaliana chromosome 3, partial sequence genomic window:
- the GIS gene encoding C2H2 and C2HC zinc fingers superfamily protein (GLABROUS INFLORESCENCE STEMS (GIS); FUNCTIONS IN: sequence-specific DNA binding transcription factor activity, zinc ion binding, nucleic acid binding; INVOLVED IN: trichome differentiation, trichome branching, response to gibberellin stimulus, regulation of transcription; LOCATED IN: intracellular; EXPRESSED IN: 12 plant structures; EXPRESSED DURING: 7 growth stages; CONTAINS InterPro DOMAIN/s: Zinc finger, C2H2-like (InterPro:IPR015880), Zinc finger, C2H2-type (InterPro:IPR007087); BEST Arabidopsis thaliana protein match is: zinc finger protein 8 (TAIR:AT2G41940.1); Has 936 Blast hits to 936 proteins in 30 species: Archae - 0; Bacteria - 0; Metazoa - 2; Fungi - 0; Plants - 934; Viruses - 0; Other Eukaryotes - 0 (source: NCBI BLink).) has product MDEATGETETQDFMNVESFSQLPFIRRPKDKNPKPIRVFGKDFTGRDFSITTGQEDYTDPYQTKNKEEEEEEDQTGDNSTDNNSISHNRRFECHYCFRNFPTSQALGGHQNAHKRERQLAKRGVSSYFYHPDNNPYSYRHYPSWTNGPLTAARSYGGFSSGPKPSGYYTRPSYGSQLGLWRLPPRVQGVYNSNAAFTSNGSSSSSNSTLPLLTRSQTQLSSQVGGSAAQNRMSSYGYGLSPNVQDHVSLDLHL; this is encoded by the coding sequence ATGGACGAGGCTACCGGAGAAACAGAAACTCAAGATTTCATGAACGTCGAATCCTTCTCTCAGCTTCCTTTCATTCGCCGTCCTAAAGATAAGAACCCTAAACCCATTCGTGTCTTCGGAAAAGATTTCACCGGCAGAGATTTCTCTATTACTACCGGTCAAGAAGACTACACCGATCCTTACcagaccaaaaacaaagaagaagaagaggaagaagaccaAACCGGAGACAACAGTACGGACAATAATAGCATCAGCCACAACAGGAGATTCGAGTGTCACTATTGCTTTAGAAATTTTCCTACTTCACAAGCCCTAGGTGGACACCAAAACGCTCACAAACGCGAACGTCAGCTTGCCAAACGCGGTGTTTCCTCTTACTTTTATCATCCTGACAATAACCCTTACAGTTACCGTCATTACCCGTCGTGGACCAATGGTCCGTTAACCGCGGCTAGGTCCTATGGAGGATTTTCTTCTGGTCCTAAGCCGTCGGGGTATTATACACGACCCAGCTATGGGAGTCAGTTAGGACTATGGCGTCTACCGCCTCGCGTTCAAGGCGTTTATAACTCAAACGCAGCGTTTACTAGTAatggctcttcttcttcttctaattcgACTTTACCGTTGTTGACCCGTTCTCAAACTCAACTATCATCGCAAGTGGGTGGCTCCGCTGCTCAGAACAGAATGTCATCGTACGGTTACGGATTGAGCCCTAACGTGCAAGATCATGTGAGTCTCGATCTTCATctttaa
- a CDS encoding Disease resistance-responsive (dirigent-like protein) family protein (Disease resistance-responsive (dirigent-like protein) family protein; CONTAINS InterPro DOMAIN/s: Plant disease resistance response protein (InterPro:IPR004265); BEST Arabidopsis thaliana protein match is: Disease resistance-responsive (dirigent-like protein) family protein (TAIR:AT1G65870.1); Has 879 Blast hits to 874 proteins in 45 species: Archae - 0; Bacteria - 0; Metazoa - 0; Fungi - 0; Plants - 871; Viruses - 0; Other Eukaryotes - 8 (source: NCBI BLink).), which produces MEDTGSIKQEAQSHPPGIFEIPGEPAVVINGVPDEPQTDCMIAKDEPISSGTVGSGEWLEGREVRKFFLGRYYSGTVTKFDKQSGWYRVEYEDGDSEDLDWSELEEVLLPLDTKNSNTNAQSEYGEAGQRVNVKAPYPGHKPEKLVTTTVKAPYPGHKPEKLIPLVDDILTVGPEITSEEVGRAQGIFASADQNNFGLLMAFNFVFTKGEFSGSTVSMYGRNPIFSKVREMPIIGGTGAFRFGRGYAQAKTFTFNTTSGNAVVKYNVYIWH; this is translated from the exons ATGGAGGACACTGGGAGCATTAAGCAAGAAGCACAGTCTCATCCTCCAGGGATCTTCGAGATACCGGGGGAGCCTGCGGTTGTTATCAATGGTGTGCCTGATGAACCTCAAACTGATTGTATGATTGCCAAAGATGAACCAATATCAAGTGGCACTGTAGGAAGCGGGGAATGGCTTGAGGGTAGAGAAGTTCGCAAGTTTTTCTTGGGTCGCTACTATTCTGGTACGGTGACAAAGTTCGATAAACAATCTGGATGGTACAGAGTTGAATATGAAGATGGGGATTCTGAAGATCTTGACTGGTCTGAGCTTGAAGAAGTGCTTCTACCTTTGGAT ACCAAGAACTCCAACACAAATGCGCAGAGTGAATATGGTGAAGCAGGACAAAGAG tAAATGTGAAGGCACCATATCCAGGACATAAACCGGAGAAACTAGTGACCACAACAGTGAAGGCACCATACCCAGGACATAAACCGGAGAAGCTAATCCCAC TCGTTGACGACATATTGACGGTGGGACCTGAAATAACCTCAGAGGAAGTTGGGAGAGCCCAAGGAATTTTCGCATCGGCCGACCAGAACAACTTTGGTCTGCTTATGGCtttcaactttgttttcacAAAGGGTGAATTTTCCGGCAGCACCGTGTCCATGTATGGCCGGAATCCGATATTTTCGAAGGTGAGAGAGATGCCGATCATCGGAGGTACTGGAGCATTCAGGTTCGGAAGAGGATATGCACAAGCCAAGACTTTTACGTTCAATACTACCAGTGGAAATGCTGTGGTCAAGTATAATGTTTATATTTGGCATTAA
- the PDCB5 gene encoding plasmodesmata callose-binding protein 5 — protein sequence MIHPNLSLFHETFQNILESIQIHSLVTVRSSSFSDTFNGNFLVLHCKISGYKKKTQNLLLNTPLLDLLPLSLLSSEMIMSLPQCSHLRLSILAATAAMLMVITTAQIGGQVIQVELWCVAKNNAEDSSLQTAIEWACGQGGADCGPIQQGGPCNDPTDVQKMASFVFNNYYLKNGEEDEACNFNNNAALTSLNPSQGTCKYPSSKGANNGRLADDTSMGAGQADMSRGGRPISSSWMVTFIGFGSLLTMTWIIHHL from the exons ATGATACACCcgaatctttctctttttcacgAAACATTCCAAAATATTCTCGAGTCTATTCAGATTCACTCTCTTGTCACTGTTAGATCTTCCAGTTTCTCCGATACCTTTAACGGTAACTTTCTGGTGCTCCACTGCAAAATCAGcggttataaaaaaaaaactcaaaaccttCTTCTCAACACTCCTTTGCTTGATCTTCTCCCTCTCTCGTTACTCTCTTCGGAAATGATAATGTCTCTCCCTCAGTGTTCTCATCTGCGTCTCTCTATTCTCGCTGCGACGGCGGCGATGTTAATGGTGATTACGACTGCGCAGATCGGCGGTCAAGTGATACAGGTGGAGTTATGGTGTGTGGCGAAGAACAACGCGGAAGATTCGTCGCTACAGACGGCGATTGAGTGGGCTTGTGGTCAAGGCGGAGCCGATTGTGGTCCGATTCAGCAAGGTGGACCTTGTAACGACCCGACGGATGTTCAGAAAATGGCGTCGTTTGTTTTCAACAATTATTATCTGAAGAACGGCGAGGAGGACGAAGCTTGCAATTTCAACAATAACGCTGCTCTTACTTCACTCAATCCAA GTCAGGGAACTTGCAAATATCCTTCGAG TAAGGGAGCCAACAATGGTCGATTAGCGGATGACACTTCAATGGGTGCAGGACAAGCAGATATGAGCCGTGGTGGCAGACCGATTTCCAGCAGTTGGATGGTGACCTTCATCGGTTTCGGTAGCTTATTGACGATGACATGGATAATTCATCATCTTTAG
- the PDCB5 gene encoding plasmodesmata callose-binding protein 5 (plasmodesmata callose-binding protein 5 (PDCB5); FUNCTIONS IN: callose binding, polysaccharide binding; INVOLVED IN: biological_process unknown; LOCATED IN: plasmodesma, anchored to plasma membrane, anchored to membrane; EXPRESSED IN: 24 plant structures; EXPRESSED DURING: 14 growth stages; CONTAINS InterPro DOMAIN/s: X8 (InterPro:IPR012946); BEST Arabidopsis thaliana protein match is: Carbohydrate-binding X8 domain superfamily protein (TAIR:AT1G29380.1); Has 1455 Blast hits to 1408 proteins in 68 species: Archae - 0; Bacteria - 0; Metazoa - 0; Fungi - 65; Plants - 1390; Viruses - 0; Other Eukaryotes - 0 (source: NCBI BLink).): MIMSLPQCSHLRLSILAATAAMLMVITTAQIGGQVIQVELWCVAKNNAEDSSLQTAIEWACGQGGADCGPIQQGGPCNDPTDVQKMASFVFNNYYLKNGEEDEACNFNNNAALTSLNPSQGTCKYPSSKGANNGRLADDTSMGAGQADMSRGGRPISSSWMVTFIGFGSLLTMTWIIHHL, translated from the exons ATGATAATGTCTCTCCCTCAGTGTTCTCATCTGCGTCTCTCTATTCTCGCTGCGACGGCGGCGATGTTAATGGTGATTACGACTGCGCAGATCGGCGGTCAAGTGATACAGGTGGAGTTATGGTGTGTGGCGAAGAACAACGCGGAAGATTCGTCGCTACAGACGGCGATTGAGTGGGCTTGTGGTCAAGGCGGAGCCGATTGTGGTCCGATTCAGCAAGGTGGACCTTGTAACGACCCGACGGATGTTCAGAAAATGGCGTCGTTTGTTTTCAACAATTATTATCTGAAGAACGGCGAGGAGGACGAAGCTTGCAATTTCAACAATAACGCTGCTCTTACTTCACTCAATCCAA GTCAGGGAACTTGCAAATATCCTTCGAG TAAGGGAGCCAACAATGGTCGATTAGCGGATGACACTTCAATGGGTGCAGGACAAGCAGATATGAGCCGTGGTGGCAGACCGATTTCCAGCAGTTGGATGGTGACCTTCATCGGTTTCGGTAGCTTATTGACGATGACATGGATAATTCATCATCTTTAG
- a CDS encoding uncharacterized protein (unknown protein; FUNCTIONS IN: molecular_function unknown; INVOLVED IN: biological_process unknown; LOCATED IN: cellular_component unknown; EXPRESSED IN: cultured cell; BEST Arabidopsis thaliana protein match is: unknown protein (TAIR:AT2G42370.1); Has 2534 Blast hits to 1905 proteins in 233 species: Archae - 11; Bacteria - 102; Metazoa - 890; Fungi - 241; Plants - 124; Viruses - 59; Other Eukaryotes - 1107 (source: NCBI BLink).) — protein sequence MASSPPSDPTDRDAETLSQNPSLIEKPSVVEQGSLSVENVAEKALNLESTQDEETQNLQDLEESDGRDQQLEASLEESRNEEDDMDTTQAVSSSYYRRGGGPKRKKGNQKKRKQLEKSKEKLEVLLKTLKPIAFAPCKTLDFARHEKLLKTLGLWDFVHLDFDQNIREDLVANLVAYYNSERRCSYVNGARINVSRPDLARALKLPMKKDFVVTEEERELLENDESVRFIDEIVSTCVLLQRDDMWIMPVEIVEWTRDIKQKHLEKLDWPKLLWFMVEKELKAEPPLGDCFFASHLQLLIKSQKEDLLKEKCKADDEEDDDDDDDDVKEVDFLVKSPKEDCLEVKEEDVGAADSRKDDGAVDLKEDKYVEEHMLELNLGQETVSEMVSGEERGPVEGQPMDVEENKKEEDERWAWNGDSHAGSHFLRRCNHSSAREGDEDNHIEGSMEMGEDEPIEDVEEEETEEDTEKHEGGFPFFPNGDSLQGVGQGNLMLGDASPLGYNSGLQIHGNSIGGDFLASRGEMHMAMGSGSSSLFGNGNNKREIEHENGITYHSHNPINKRLRTEEPSWDEKPPPVDMCLDQMAYWAEKARLSFAEKDREREQSVINQQYLMNELQSKTAMIQELERTKFEEQQRKDIMIYKLESELRMMTSVVEGYRKALKITQKASREHRKRCPLRDDKQVYMDVKGSGGLVLSTTEIEKLRLKQEEEDRMQRVLAKRQIDDFEHNWLNKFEEHMEAVELLNERLIENEDEVKILRETLSESKNIETSEVAAAMEETATEET from the coding sequence ATGGCTTCTTCTCCGCCGTCAGATCCCACCGATCGAGATGCAGAAACTCTTTCGCAGAACCCTAGTTTAATCGAGAAGCCGAGCGTAGTAGAGCAAGGAAGTCTTTCCGTGGAGAATGTCGCTGAAAAAGCCTTAAATTTAGAATCAACACAAGACGAAGAAACGCAGAACTTGCAGGATCTGGAGGAGTCCGACGGTAGAGATCAGCAATTAGAAGCTTCGCTTGAGGAAAGTAGGAACGAAGAGGACGATATGGACACGACGCAAGCCGTAAGCTCTTCTTATTACCGCCGTGGAGGTGGACCAAAGCGGAAGAAAGGGAATCAGAAGAAACGAAAGCAGCTAGAGAAGTCAAAAGAGAAACTTGAGGTACTTTTGAAAACTTTGAAGCCGATAGCTTTCGCTCCAtgtaaaaccctagattttgCTCGGCATGAGAAGCTATTGAAGACGTTAGGTCTGTGGGATTTTGTGCATTTggattttgatcaaaatatcCGTGAGGATCTAGTAGCGAACCTTGTTGCGTATTATAATTCAGAGCGTCGATGCAGCTATGTAAATGGGGCTAGGATTAACGTCAGCCGTCCCGATTTGGCTCGAGCGTTGAAGTTGCCTATGAAGAAAGACTTTGTTGTTacagaggaggagagagaaCTTCTGGAAAACGATGAATCGGTTAGGTTTATTGATGAGATTGTTTCAACTTGTGTTCTACTGCAAAGAGATGATATGTGGATTATGCCTGTAGAGATTGTTGAATGGACAAGGGATATAAAGCAAAAGCATTTGGAAAAGTTAGACTGGCCCAAATTGCTCTGGTTCATGGTTGAGAAAGAACTGAAAGCGGAGCCTCCGCTtggtgattgtttttttgcttctcaTCTGCAGCTGTTGATCAAATCACAGAAAGAAGATTTGCTAAAGGAGAAATGTAAGGCTGATGatgaggaggatgatgatgatgatgatgacgatgtaAAGGAGGttgattttttggtaaaatcaCCAAAAGAAGATTGTTTGGAGGttaaggaagaagatgttgGTGCTGCAGATTCAAGAAAGGATGATGGTGCTGTCGACTTGAAAGAAGACAAGTATGTGGAAGAACATATGCTCGAACTGAATCTCGGGCAAGAGACAGTGTCAGAAATGGTCTCTGGGGAAGAGCGAGGTCCTGTTGAGGGACAGCCAATGGATGTTgaggaaaataagaaagaagaggatgaaAGGTGGGCATGGAATGGAGACTCTCATGCTGGTTCTCATTTCCTTCGCCGTTGCAATCATAGTAGTGCCAGGGAGGGAGACGAAGATAATCATATAGAAGGATCCATGGAAATGGGAGAAGATGAACCAATTGAAGATGTCGAGGAAGAGGAAACTGAGGAAGATACAGAAAAGCATGAAGGGgggtttcctttttttccaaATGGTGATTCCCTCCAGGGAGTTGGCCAAGGGAATCTCATGTTGGGAGATGCATCTCCGTTAGGTTACAACTCTGGGTTACAAATTCATGGCAATTCAATTGGTGGTGATTTCCTTGCTTCTAGGGGTGAGATGCATATGGCTATGGGTTCAGGTAGTTCTTCTCTGTTCGGGAATGGCAATAACAAGAGGGAGATTGAACACGAGAATGGTATTACTTATCATTCTCATAACCCCATTAATAAGAGGTTGAGGACCGAAGAACCCTCTTGGGATGAAAAACCACCCCCAGTTGACATGTGTTTGGATCAGATGGCGTACTGGGCGGAAAAAGCTAGATTGTCATTTGCTGAAAAAGATCGAGAGCGTGAACAATCTGTTATAAACCAGCAGTACCTGATGAACGAGCTACAAAGCAAGACAGCAATGATTCAGGAATTGGAAAGAACCAAGTTTGAGGAGCAACAGAGAAAAGATATAATGATCTATAAGCTTGAGAGTGAGCTTCGTATGATGACAAGTGTAGTTGAGGGTTATAGGAAGGCTTtgaaaataacacaaaagGCGTCAAGAGAGCACAGAAAACGTTGCCCTTTACGTGATGATAAACAAGTTTACATGGATGTCAAAGGTTCTGGAGGTTTAGTCCTGAGCACTACTGAAATTGAAAAGCTGAGATTGAagcaagaagaggaagacagGATGCAACGAGTTCTAGCTAAAAGACAGATTGACGATTTTGAACATAACTGGCttaataaatttgaagaacACATGGAGGCAGTAGAATTGCTGAACGAGAGATTGATCGAGAATGAGGATGAAGTGAAGATCTTGAGAGAAACACTTTCGGAAAGCAAGAATATTGAGACATCTGAAGTTGCTGCTGCTATGGAAGAAACTGCTACAGAAGAAACATGA
- a CDS encoding uncharacterized protein (unknown protein; FUNCTIONS IN: molecular_function unknown; INVOLVED IN: biological_process unknown; LOCATED IN: cellular_component unknown; BEST Arabidopsis thaliana protein match is: unknown protein (TAIR:AT2G42370.1).): protein MASSPPSDPTDRDAETLSQNPSLIEKPSVVEQGSLSVENVAEKALNLESTQDEETQNLQDLEESDGRDQQLEASLEESRNEEDDMDTTQAVSSSYYRRGGGPKRKKGNQKKRKQLEKSKEKLEVLLKTLKPIAFAPCKTLDFARHEKLLKTLGLWDFVHLDFDQNIREDLVANLVAYYNSERRCSYVNGARINVSRPDLARALKLPMKKDFVVTEEERELLENDESVRFIDEIVSTCVLLQRDDMWIMPVEIVEWTRDIKQKHLEKLDWPKLLWFMVEKELKAEPPLGDCFFASHLQLLIKSQKEDLLKEKCKADDEEDDDDDDDDDDGAVDLKEDKYVEEHMLELNLGQETVSEMVSGEERGPVEGQPMDVEENKKEEDERWAWNGDSHAGSHFLRRCNHSSAREGDEDNHIEGSMEMGEDEPIEDVEEEETEEDTEKHEGGFPFFPNGDSLQGVGQGNLMLGDASPLGYNSGLQIHGNSIGGDFLASRGEMHMAMGSGSSSLFGNGNNKREIEHENGITYHSHNPINKRLRTEEPSWDEKPPPVDMCLDQMAYWAEKARLSFAEKDREREQSVINQQYLMNELQSKTAMIQELERTKFEEQQRKDIMIYKLESELRMMTSVVEGYRKALKITQKASREHRKRCPLRDDKQVYMDVKGSGGLVLSTTEIEKLRLKQEEEDRMQRVLAKRQIDDFEHNWLNKFEEHMEAVELLNERLIENEDEVKILRETLSESKNIETSEVAAAMEETATEET, encoded by the exons ATGGCTTCTTCTCCGCCGTCAGATCCCACCGATCGAGATGCAGAAACTCTTTCGCAGAACCCTAGTTTAATCGAGAAGCCGAGCGTAGTAGAGCAAGGAAGTCTTTCCGTGGAGAATGTCGCTGAAAAAGCCTTAAATTTAGAATCAACACAAGACGAAGAAACGCAGAACTTGCAGGATCTGGAGGAGTCCGACGGTAGAGATCAGCAATTAGAAGCTTCGCTTGAGGAAAGTAGGAACGAAGAGGACGATATGGACACGACGCAAGCCGTAAGCTCTTCTTATTACCGCCGTGGAGGTGGACCAAAGCGGAAGAAAGGGAATCAGAAGAAACGAAAGCAGCTAGAGAAGTCAAAAGAGAAACTTGAGGTACTTTTGAAAACTTTGAAGCCGATAGCTTTCGCTCCAtgtaaaaccctagattttgCTCGGCATGAGAAGCTATTGAAGACGTTAGGTCTGTGGGATTTTGTGCATTTggattttgatcaaaatatcCGTGAGGATCTAGTAGCGAACCTTGTTGCGTATTATAATTCAGAGCGTCGATGCAGCTATGTAAATGGGGCTAGGATTAACGTCAGCCGTCCCGATTTGGCTCGAGCGTTGAAGTTGCCTATGAAGAAAGACTTTGTTGTTacagaggaggagagagaaCTTCTGGAAAACGATGAATCGGTTAGGTTTATTGATGAGATTGTTTCAACTTGTGTTCTACTGCAAAGAGATGATATGTGGATTATGCCTGTAGAGATTGTTGAATGGACAAGGGATATAAAGCAAAAGCATTTGGAAAAGTTAGACTGGCCCAAATTGCTCTGGTTCATGGTTGAGAAAGAACTGAAAGCGGAGCCTCCGCTtggtgattgtttttttgcttctcaTCTGCAGCTGTTGATCAAATCACAGAAAGAAGATTTGCTAAAGGAGAAATGTAAGGCTGATGatgaggaggatgatgatgatgatgatgacgat GATGATGGTGCTGTCGACTTGAAAGAAGACAAGTATGTGGAAGAACATATGCTCGAACTGAATCTCGGGCAAGAGACAGTGTCAGAAATGGTCTCTGGGGAAGAGCGAGGTCCTGTTGAGGGACAGCCAATGGATGTTgaggaaaataagaaagaagaggatgaaAGGTGGGCATGGAATGGAGACTCTCATGCTGGTTCTCATTTCCTTCGCCGTTGCAATCATAGTAGTGCCAGGGAGGGAGACGAAGATAATCATATAGAAGGATCCATGGAAATGGGAGAAGATGAACCAATTGAAGATGTCGAGGAAGAGGAAACTGAGGAAGATACAGAAAAGCATGAAGGGgggtttcctttttttccaaATGGTGATTCCCTCCAGGGAGTTGGCCAAGGGAATCTCATGTTGGGAGATGCATCTCCGTTAGGTTACAACTCTGGGTTACAAATTCATGGCAATTCAATTGGTGGTGATTTCCTTGCTTCTAGGGGTGAGATGCATATGGCTATGGGTTCAGGTAGTTCTTCTCTGTTCGGGAATGGCAATAACAAGAGGGAGATTGAACACGAGAATGGTATTACTTATCATTCTCATAACCCCATTAATAAGAGGTTGAGGACCGAAGAACCCTCTTGGGATGAAAAACCACCCCCAGTTGACATGTGTTTGGATCAGATGGCGTACTGGGCGGAAAAAGCTAGATTGTCATTTGCTGAAAAAGATCGAGAGCGTGAACAATCTGTTATAAACCAGCAGTACCTGATGAACGAGCTACAAAGCAAGACAGCAATGATTCAGGAATTGGAAAGAACCAAGTTTGAGGAGCAACAGAGAAAAGATATAATGATCTATAAGCTTGAGAGTGAGCTTCGTATGATGACAAGTGTAGTTGAGGGTTATAGGAAGGCTTtgaaaataacacaaaagGCGTCAAGAGAGCACAGAAAACGTTGCCCTTTACGTGATGATAAACAAGTTTACATGGATGTCAAAGGTTCTGGAGGTTTAGTCCTGAGCACTACTGAAATTGAAAAGCTGAGATTGAagcaagaagaggaagacagGATGCAACGAGTTCTAGCTAAAAGACAGATTGACGATTTTGAACATAACTGGCttaataaatttgaagaacACATGGAGGCAGTAGAATTGCTGAACGAGAGATTGATCGAGAATGAGGATGAAGTGAAGATCTTGAGAGAAACACTTTCGGAAAGCAAGAATATTGAGACATCTGAAGTTGCTGCTGCTATGGAAGAAACTGCTACAGAAGAAACATGA